From Aedes albopictus strain Foshan chromosome 1, AalbF5, whole genome shotgun sequence, one genomic window encodes:
- the LOC109416372 gene encoding alkyldihydroxyacetonephosphate synthase-like has product MIQYSIALQVIEMNSAVPGSPESVVSSIPKCRQDLMRWDGWGYKDSRFEYDGKNCYFSGSRYPIGKGARLNRFRDWVIDYFDVDTSKRLAAVEEPRVFPDPVRCVEFVDGLMELGVEFSEDGMDRLMRCHGQTLEDVGLLKNQKFERLPDLVVWPRCHEHVVKVVALAGEYDVALMPVGGNSAVSGATTTPNVRERTVAVVDMTQMNRLLWLNKENLTACFEVGIVGQDLEQTLKKQGLTLGHEPDSVEFSTLGGWISTRASGMKKNSYGNIEDLIIRIKMVTGIGVLEKQFTAPRVSCGPDFDHVIFGSEGTLGIITEAVVRLRPVAPVSRCGSLVFPNFEIGVSFLREVARKRLQPASIRLLDNLQFQIGQYLQPDGPWHTALVNGIKKQYLTTFLGFKLDQIAAVTLVFEGDQKRVESHEKLIYSIAGKYGALNAGSKNGEKGYVMTFVVAYIRDFGWDFNIMADSFETSISWDRCLSLCQNVQSCVTKECERHGIRRLMISYRVTQTYDDGCCVYFYMALKHPDDRVNSVEVFKAIEDRARDEILASGGTLSHHHGVGKLRSKWYSASVSQVGVSVLKAIKRELDPKNIFAAGNLVAGGAISKL; this is encoded by the exons ATGATTCAGTATTCGATCGCGCTCCAAGTTATCGAGATGAACTCCGCTGTGCCGGGAAGTCCGGAGAGCGTGGTCTCTAGTATCCCAAAGTGTCGCCAGGATTTGATGCGTTGGGATGGCTGGGGCTATAAGGACTCGCGGTTCGAGTACGATGGGAAGAACTGCTACTTCAGCGGGAGTCGTTATCCGATCGGAAAAGGGGCTCGGTTGAACCGGTTTCGGGACTGGGTGATCGATTACTTTGACGTGGACACTAGTAAACGGTTGGCGGCAGTTGAAGAGCCGAGAGTGTTTCCGGATCCCGTGAGATGTGTGGAGTTCGTGGACGGGTTGATGGAGTTGGGTGTGGAGTTCTCCGAAGATGGAATGGATCGATTGATGCGGTGTCACGGGCAGACTTTGGAGGACGTTGGTTTGTTGAAGAATCAAAAGTTTGAGAGGCTTCCGGATTTGGTGGTGTGGCCGAGGTGTCATGAACACGTGGTGAAAGTTGTGGCGTTGGCGGGAGAGTACGACGTTGCACTGATGCCAGTAGGTGGAAATTCAGCGGTGTCAGGAGCGACTACAACGCCGAACGTACGAGAAAGGACAGTTGCGGTGGTGGATATGACACAGATGAACCGGCTGTTGTGGCTGAACAAGGAAAACCTGACGGCGTGCTTTGAAGTGGGCATCGTAGGACAAGACCTGGAGCAAACGCTCAAGAAGCAAGGCCTGACCTTGGGCCACGAACCAGACTCTGTGGAGTTCTCTACCTTGGGTGGATGGATTTCCACGCGAGCCTCTGGGATGAAGAAGAATTCGTACGGTAATATCGAGGACTTGATCATACGGATAAAGATGGTGACCGGGATTGGAGTGTTGGAGAAGCAGTTCACGGCACCTCGAGTTTCTTGTGGTCCCGACTTTGACCATGTTATCTTCGGCTCCGAAGGAACACTAGGGATCATAACCGAAGCCGTGGTTAGGCTGAGGCCAGTTGCGCCTGTAAGCCGATGTGGATCACTAGTGTTCCCCAACTTCGAGATCGGAGTCAGCTTTCTACGAGAAGTGGCCAGGAAAAGACTTCAGCCGGCAAGCATTCGACTGCTGGATAACCTTCAATTCCAAATTGGGCAGTACTTGCAACCGGATGGACCGTGGCATACTGCACTTGTCAACGGTATCAAGAAGCAGTACCTCACGacatttctcggtttcaagctggATCAAATTGCTGCCGTAACGTTGGTATTCGAAGGTGACCAAAAGCGCGTCGAGTCACACGAGAAACTTATTTACAGCATAGCTGGCAAATACGGAGCCCTAAATGCGGGATCCAAAAACGGGGAGAAAGGCTACGTCATGACATTTGTAGTTGCTTACATTAGA GACTTCGGCTGGGACTTCAACATAATGGCCGACTCATTTGAAACGTCCATAAGCTGGGATAGGTGCCTGTCGCTGTGCCAGAACGTCCAATCATGCGTCACCAAAGAATGCGAACGGCACGGCATCCGACGGTTGATGATCAGCTACCGGGTGACGCAGACGTACGACGACGGTTGTTGTGTGTACTTCTACATGGCTCTCAAGCATCCGGACGATCGCGTCAACTCCGTAGAGGTGTTCAAGGCGATCGAGGATCGAGCCAGGGATGAGATATTGGCTTCCGGTGGGACTTTGTCGCATCACCACGGTGTTGGGAAGCTGCGCAGTAAGTGGTATTCGGCGAGTGTTTCGCAGGTAGGGGTTAGTGTACTGAAAGCGATCAAGAGGGAGCTGGATCCAAAAAACATTTTCGCTGCCGGGAATCTGGTTGCAGGGGGTGCAATatcgaaactatga
- the LOC115263414 gene encoding uncharacterized protein LOC115263414, whose product MAYPKLDIIDPETTPLVAYESSIKSGTHGDVYQKQLAQLLLLRLAREGKDFNLAYELTSADKFDDVVLYDSTAKQWIFLQSKHADGKDSRIDLNGLLPKANREKGDFNLYKYFISFMLIRDRFKGKLKFLLFTNKKLDEKLETAEDCMSIDDRDVDRYLRFTFEGATHKVLTPTESTVQSIMEYANKDFYSLKDAIKELFTTGTISNELRKYKAYLRDILKESENKQISFEYTFNDSLILIAKLYKVLQPELHNMKPIVKPPEFNVNEPEYEYASCPLVEGQDFEHLVAAIKDLFRSGTVSDHLKKYENLLALILTTIADGQLAFKDTFNWDLICKAALYSMLKAEMSDMNKAVTTKQKLFDGKDSRNKTHPVLYADASDVRHFFTLLTLSAHQPHYLQPFIVEELHLWMRQWLRPDVLGKLTEVDDKNAVRDLDDYFDAALQCEQGNSKPYLNQFFLTEYCSKLRSKIVERNPVLNDTNQLYINRVITFEKEEKEVHQPATLKAPHFDGKKISQIHRGFRRFALHNYNTRKPELEMNNILSHVDKIMVSSLVEKIKNVIHDRISLSKTPDEEMSDNQFAANLRTKFLYDQCLVLTADPGIGKTELLQYVALEHQKLQSGAVFLFYLNRIQDSKDSSLDVLRSTLSKKNVELIQNVLDEKIDDHITILFDGYDEIHEKNRNKIENLFALFMKSKQIQLVISARSHKKLSLQSFFQKHKLNVRYFSLESFSSKNITDYLAQSWNENGKCDVNPKFITYSKFLIEKFYRLCRVPLMTKMVSEIYKSRYKLYQSSYMTDEDIEINYLDKEFLEVEHIYEKFIEKCLEVKTEAACDGIGKLDSNKRILDGFYVNHQLLAIKCIDVDELKFIFRNPKYKKKLDIIQTGLKKQFEKSILVKFVDDKVFFTHYSYAEYFVASFLWDNFEYVKNTIKNVLSCFPGIRKFFIKIIEKEDISFVSEIVQEASLFSEEFVLWACESNAIELLKFVISKENQRWTKEEEMLQIAIINGSDKICSYLIDDCQVHPDVELYGGFAPLHVAIEGDQRHIVQLLLEKGADVNIRDAKLNSDTPISAKPPLHFSLFGNKGAEDIIIKGNVNIGALTHENCTPLHLACLNGHKEIVEILIRRKANIDALALEKSTPLHLACLNGHKEVVEILIKEKANVDTLDERKLTPLHFACHKGHKEVVEVLIREEANIDALAFENFTPLHVACLNGHKEVVEVLIREKANVEALALEDCTPLHLACLHGHKEVAEILIREKANIDALELKNCTPLHLACLNGHKEVVEILIKENANIEAIALENYTPLHLACQNGQKEVVEVLVREKTNINALALENCTPLHLASLNGHTEVVEILIREKANIDALDLENCTPLHLACLNGHKEVAEVLIREIANVNPLDEKKSTPLHLACQNGHKEVVEILIREKANIDAMALENYTPLHFACLNGQKEVVEVLIREKANIDALALEHCTPLHLASLNGHTEVVKILVSEKANIDTTDFRNCTPLHLACLNGHKEVAKVLIREIANVNPLDEKKSTPLHLACQNGHHEVVEILIRGKANIDAMTLENCTPLHLASFNGHKEVVVILVREKANIDATELRNYTPLHLACLNGHKEVVEILVRENANVNPLDEKKSTPLHLACQNGHKEVVEILIRGKANIDAMTLENCTPLHLASFNGHKEVVVILIRGNANIDALELRNCTPLHLACQNGHREVVEKLIREKSNVDALAFGNCTPLHLACLNGHKEVVEILVRKKANIDALNHKNCKPLHLACLKGHKEIVEILARETANIDAVELSNYTPLHIACLNGHKEVVEILVKEKANVDALAEKSFTPLHLACLNGHKEVVEILIREKANVDALDAMKSTPLHMACQNDHKEVVEVLLRENDNVDAVDEKNFTPLHLACQNGHEKVVEVLVRQQANVDALAEKNFTPLHLVCLNGHKEIVEVLIREQANVDALTEQSFTPLHLACHNGHKEVVEILIREKANVHALAEKNCTPLHLACYNGQKEVVEILIRENANVHALAEKNFTTLHFACQNGHKEVVEILLRENANIEALDQENSTPLHVACQNGHKEVVEILLRENANINALDDKYRTPLDLAYHNGHEEVKALIRDAN is encoded by the coding sequence ATGGCCTATCCGAAACTGGATATCATAGATCCAGAAACCACGCCGCTTGTGGCGTACGAAAGCAGCATCAAATCTGGAACTCACGGTGATGTGTATCAAAAACAGTTAGCTCAACTTCTTTTGCTTAGGTTGGCACGAGAAGGGAAGGATTTCAACCTGGCTTACGAACTGACATCCGCGGATAAGTTTGATGACGTGGTACTGTACGATAGTACAGCCAAACAATGGATTTttctacaatcaaaacatgccgaCGGCAAAGATTCAAGGATAGATCTCAATGGCTTGCTCCCAAAAGCAAATCGGGAGAAAGGAGACTTCAATTTGTACAAATATTTCATTTCGTTCATGCTAATTCGAGACAGGTTCAAAGGCAAACTTAAGTTTCTGCTGTTTACCAATAAAAAACTTGATGAAAAGTTGGAAACCGCAGAAGATTGCATGTCGATCGATGATCGAGATGTTGACAGATATCTCCGTTTTACTTTTGAAGGAGCAACCCACAAAGTTCTTACACCGACTGAATCGACAGTACAATCAATAATGGAATACGCCAACAAAGATTTTTATTCCCTGAAGGACGCTATCAAGGAACTTTTTACTACAGGAACTATTTCAAACGAGTTGCGGAAATACAAAGCTTATTTAAGGGATATTTTGAAGGAGTCGGAAAACAAGCAAATAAGTTTCGAATATACCTTCAACGACTCACTGATTCTCATTGCTAAATTATACAAAGTGCTTCAACCAGAGCTGCACAATATGAAACCAATTGTTAAGCCACCAGAATTTAACGTCAATGAACCGGAATATGAGTATGCAAGCTGCCCTCTAGTGGAAGGTCAGGATTTCGAGCACCTGGTTGCCGCCATCAAAGATCTCTTTCGTAGCGGAACTGTATCTGATCATTTAAAAAAGTACGAAAATCTTTTAGCTTTGATTTTAACAACAATCGCAGATGGTCAGCTAGCATTCAAAGATACGTTCAATTGGGATCTAATTTGTAAAGCTGCATTGTATAGCATGTTGAAGGCTGAAATGAGTGACATGAATAAGGCGGTAACTACGAAGCAGAAACTCTTCGATGGAAAAGATTCACGGAACAAAACCCATCCAGTATTATATGCGGACGCATCTGACGTGAGACATTTTTTTACGCTACTCACATTATCAGCGCACCAACCACATTATTTGCAACCCTTCATCGTAGAGGAGTTGCACTTGTGGATGAGGCAGTGGCTGCGACCCGACGTTTTAGGTAAGCTAACCGAAGTCGATGATAAAAATGCGGTGAGAGATTTGGATGATTATTTCGACGCAGCGCTTCAGTGCGAACAAGGTAATTCCAAACCATATttgaatcaattttttttaacggAGTATTGTAGCAAGCTACGGTCTAAAATAGTAGAACGAAATCCAGTATTAAATGACACCAATCAGTTATATATCAACAGAGTGATTACTTTTGAAAAAGAGGAGAAAGAGGTGCATCAACCAGCAACCTTGAAAGCTCCTCAttttgatggaaaaaaaatatctcaaatacATCGCGGTTTCAGAAGATTTGCTTTACATAATTATAACACTAGAAAACCTGAGCTTGAAATGAATAACATATTATCACATGTAGACAAAATTATGGTTAGTTCACTCgtagaaaaaattaaaaatgtaatACATGATAGAATATCGCTCTCTAAAACACCAGATGAAGAAATGTCAGATAATCAGTTTGCAGCCAATCTGAGGACTAAGTTTTTATATGATCAGTGTTTAGTTTTGACTGCGGACCCTGGGATAGGCAAAACTGAACTTCTTCAATATGTTGCCCTAGAGCACCAAAAACTCCAATCAGGAGCAGTTTTCTTATTCTACCTGAACAGAATACAAGATTCAAAGGATTCTTCATTGGATGTCCTCAGATCTACgttatctaaaaaaaatgttgaactcaTACAAAACGTTTTGGATGAAAAAATTGATGATCACATTACGATACTGTTTGATGGGTATGACGAAATACATGAGAAAAATCGAAACAAAATAGAGAATCTCTTTGCATTATTTATGAAATCAAAACAAATTCAGCTTGTTATAAGTGCCAGAAGTCATAAGAAACTTTCATTGCAGAGCTTTTTTCAGAAACACAAATTGAATGTCAGATACTTTTCATTGGAGTCATTTAGCAGTAAGAATATAACTGACTATCTTGCACAATCTTGGAATGAAAACGGAAAATGTGATGTTAACCCAAAATTTATTACGTATTCTAAATTTCTAATCGAGAAATTTTATAGATTGTGCAGAGTTCCATTAATGaccaaaatggtttctgaaatttACAAATCACGCTATAAGCTGTATCAATCATCATATATGACCGACGAAGACATTGAAATAAACTATTTGGATAAGGAGTTTTTAGAAGTTGAGCatatttatgaaaaatttatagaaaaatGTTTAGAAGTAAAGACAGAGGCTGCATGTGATGGTATTGGGAAACTCGACTCGAACAAACGAATTTTGGATGGATTTTATGTTAACCATCAATTACTGGCAATTAAATGTATTGATGTTGATGAGCTTAAATTTATCTTCAGAAAccccaaatacaaaaaaaaattggataTCATTCAAACAGGTCTTAAAAAACAGTTTGAAAAATCcattcttgtaaaatttgttGACGATAAAGTGTTTTTTACCCATTATTCATACGCCGAATATTTTGTGGCTAGCTTTCTTTGGGACAATTTTGAATATGTgaaaaatactattaaaaatgtTTTGTCCTGTTTTCCAGGAATAAGaaagttttttataaaaataattgaaaaagaagACATTTCATTCGTATCAGAAATCGTTCAAGAGGCGTCTttgttttctgaagaatttgtcttaTGGGCTTGTGAAAGTAATGCTATTGAATTGttaaaatttgttatttcaaAAGAAAACCAGCGTTGGACAAAAGAGGAAGAAATGCTCCAAATTGCTATTATAAATGGCAGTGACAAAATATGTTCCTATTTGATAGACGACTGTCAAGTGCATCCCGATGTTGAGCTTTATGGTGGATTTGCTCCTTTACATGTGGCCATTGAGGGTGATCAAAGACATATAGTTCAGTTGCTGCTAGAAAAGGGAGCTGACGTTAATATTCGTGACGCAAAATTGAATTCCGATACCCCAATTTCTGCAAAACCCCCacttcatttttcactttttggtAATAAAGGGGCCGAGGATATAATAATAAAAGGAAATGTCAACATTGGCGCATTGACTCACGAGAATTGCACACCGCTTCATTTAGCATGCCTCAATGGTCATAAAGAGATCGTGGAAATATTAATTAGGAGAAAAGCCAACATTGACGCACTGGCTCTTGAGAAGTCCACACCACTTCATTTAGCATGCCTTAAtggtcataaagaggttgtggaaatattaatAAAGGAAAAAGCCAACGTTGACACATTGGATGAAAGGAAGTTGACACCGCTTCATTTTGCATGCCACAAGGGCCATAAAGAAGTTGTGGAAGTACTAATTAGGGAAGAAGCTAACATTGACGCATTGGCTTTTGAGAATTTCACTCCGCTTCATGTAGCGTGCCTTAAtggtcataaagaggttgtggaaGTATTAATTAGGGAAAAAGCCAACGTTGAAGCATTGGCTCTCGAGGATTGCACACCTCTTCATTTGGCATGCCTGCATGGTCATAAAGAGGTTGCGGAAATACTAATTAGGGAAAAAGCTAACATTGACGCATTGGAACTCAAGAATTGCACACCTCTCCATTTAGCGTGCCTTAAtggtcataaagaggttgtggaaatacTAATTAAGGAAAATGCCAACATTGAGGCAATAGCTCTCGAGAATTACACACCGCTTCATTTGGCATGCCAGAATGGTCAAAAAGAGGTTGTGGAAGTATTAGTTAGGGAAAAGACCAACATTAACGCATTGGCTCTCGAGAATTGCACACCGCTTCATTTAGCGTCCCTCAATGGTCATACAGAAGTTGTGGAAATTTTAATTAGGGAAAAAGCCAACATTGACGCATTGGATCTCGAGAATTGCACACCGCTTCATTTAGCGTGTCTTAATGGTCATAAAGAGGTTGCGGAAGTATTAATAAGGGAAATAGCCAACGTTAACCCATTGGATGAAAAGAAGTCCACACCGCTTCATTTGGCATGTCAGAATGGTCATAAAGAAGTGGTGGAAATACTAATTAGGGAAAAAGCTAACATTGACGCAATGGCTCTCGAGAACTACACACCGCTTCATTTTGCATGTCTGAATGGTCAAAAAGAGGTTGTGGAAGTATTAATTAGAGAAAAAGCCAACATTGATGCATTGGCTCTCGAGCATTGCACACCGCTTCATTTAGCGTCCCTCAATGGTCATacagaagttgtgaaaattttagTTAGCGAAAAAGCCAACATTGACACAACGGATTTCAGGAATTGCACACCGCTTCATTTAGCGTGCCTTAATGGTCATAAAGAGGTTGCGAAAGTATTAATAAGGGAAATAGCCAACGTTAACCCATTGGATGAAAAGAAGTCCACACCGCTTCATTTGGCATGCCAGAATGGCCATCACGAGGTTGTGGAAATACTAATTAGGGGAAAAGCCAACATTGACGCAATGACTCTCGAGAATTGCACACCGCTTCATTTAGCGTCTTTTAATGGTCATAAAGAAGTTGTGGTAATATTAGTTAGGGAAAAAGCCAACATTGATGCAACGGAACTCAGAAATTACACACCGCTTCATTTGGCGTGCCTTAATGGCcataaagaggttgtggaaatattagTTAGGGAAAATGCCAACGTTAACCCATTGGATGAAAAGAAGTCCACACCGCTTCATTTGGCATGCCAGAATGGCcataaagaggttgtggaaatacTAATTAGGGGAAAAGCCAACATTGACGCAATGACTCTCGAGAATTGCACACCGCTTCATTTAGCGTCTTTTAATGGTCATAAAGAAGTTGTGGTAATATTAATTAGGGGAAATGCCAACATTGACGCATTGGAACTCAGGAATTGCACACCGCTGCATTTGGCATGCCAGAATGGTCACAGAGAGGTTGTGGAAAAACTTATTAGGGAAAAGTCCAACGTTGACGCATTGGCTTTCGGGAATTGCACACCACTTCATTTGGCGTGCCTTAAtggtcataaagaggttgtggaaatattagTTAGGAAAAAAGCCAACATTGACGCATTGAATCACAAGAATTGCAAACCGCTTCATCTAGCGTGCCTTAAAGGTCATAAAGAAATTGTGGAAATATTAGCTAGAGAAACAGCCAACATTGACGCAGTGGAACTCAGTAACTACACACCGCTTCATATAGCGTGCCTTAAtggtcataaagaggttgtggaaatattagTTAAGGAAAAAGCCAACGTTGACGCATTGGCTGAAAAGAGTTTCACACCGCTGCATTTGGCATGCCTGAAtggtcataaagaggttgtggaaatacTTATAAGGGAAAAAGCCAACGTTGACGCATTGGATGCAATGAAGTCCACACCGCTTCATATGGCATGTCAGAATGAtcataaagaggttgtggaaGTATTATTAAGGGAAAATGACAACGTTGACGCAGTGGATGAAAAGAATTTCACACCACTTCATTTAGCATGCCAGAATGGCCATGAAAAGGTTGTGGAAGTATTGGTTAGGCAACAAGCCAACGTTGACGCATTGGCTGAAAAGAATTTCACACCGCTTCATTTAGTATGCCTGAATGGTCATAAAGAGATTGTGGAAGTATTGATTAGGGAACAAGCAAACGTTGACGCACTGACTGAACAGAGTTTCACACCGCTACATTTAGCATGCCACAAtggtcataaagaggttgtggaaatattaatTAGGGAAAAAGCCAACGTTCATGCATTGGCTGAAAAGAATTGCACACCGCTACATTTAGCATGCTACAATGGTCAaaaagaggttgtggaaatattaatTAGGGAAAATGCCAACGTCCATGCATTAGCTGAAAAGAATTTCACAACGCTTCATTTTGCATGCCAGAAtggtcataaagaggttgtggaaatattatTGAGAGAAAATGCCAACATTGAAGCATTGGATCAAGAGAACTCAACACCTCTTCATGTGGCATGCCAGAAtggtcataaagaggttgtggaaatattatTGAGAGAAAATGCCAACATTAACGCACTGGATGACAAATATCGTACACCACTTGATTTGGCATACCACAATGGTCATGAAGAGGTGAAAGCATTAATAAGAGATGCCAACTGA